CGAGGTCATCGCCACGTTCCTCGCGGCGTCCCCCACGTTCGCGCCCGAGCCGGTCGAGGGCTGGCCGTTTGCGACCCCCGATGCGCCGGGCACCGCGTTCCTGTACCCGCACCAGGCGGGGACCGACGGGTTCTTCGTCGCCTCGCTGCGGAGGGCGGCGTGACGGCCGCTGGCGTGACGAGCGCGCAACGGACGGGGGCGGCGGCCGGTCGCGCCGTCTCCCCCGGCGGAGGCGAACAGGGGCGTCCGCGAGGCACGCCGGACCGCGCCCGTGCCCCCGACCTCCGGGGCCTGTTGCTCCCCGAGCTTGTCGAGCTTGTCCGCGGTCTCGGCGCGCCGGCGTACCGCGGCCGGCAGATTGCGCGGTGGATTTACGGCCGGGGCGTGGAGCGCATCGCCGACATGACCGACCTGCCCGTCGAGTTCCGCGGGCGCCTCGCCGGCGCGGCCCGCCTGGGCGGGTTGACCGTGCGGCGATCGACCGAGGCACCCGACCTGTCGGCGACCAAGCTGCTGGCCACCTGCGACGACGGACAGACGGTGGAATGCGTCCTGATGCGCTTCGACGACGGCCGGCGGAGCGCGTGTCTCAGCACGCAGGCCGGCTGCGCGATGGGCTGTGTGTTCTGTGCGACGGGGCTCGGGGGATTCGCCCGGAATCTCAGCACGGCCGAAATCATCAGCCAGGCAAGCCTGATTCGCGCGCGGGCCGACCGGCGGGTGGGCAACGTCGTGTTCATGGGGATGGGGGAGCCGCTGGCGAATTACGATGCG
This portion of the bacterium genome encodes:
- the rlmN gene encoding 23S rRNA (adenine(2503)-C(2))-methyltransferase RlmN; this encodes MTAAGVTSAQRTGAAAGRAVSPGGGEQGRPRGTPDRARAPDLRGLLLPELVELVRGLGAPAYRGRQIARWIYGRGVERIADMTDLPVEFRGRLAGAARLGGLTVRRSTEAPDLSATKLLATCDDGQTVECVLMRFDDGRRSACLSTQAGCAMGCVFCATGLGGFARNLSTAEIISQASLIRARADRRVGNVVFMGMGEPLANYDATVRAARILTAPWGFGIGARHLTISTVGLVPQIRRLAREGLPITLAVSLHAPADALRRRLVPVTERYPIAELLAACRDYLAATGRRITFEYVLIDGTNDGDREARALGRLLRGLLCHVNVIPLNPVAGIPLHRPPAARVRAFARSLRESGVPVTVRIERGTEIQAACGQLRLLDGTGRASRWTPAASAGGGSTHAAGGGVS